DNA from Candidatus Nealsonbacteria bacterium:
TATATTTCTTTTTCATATCCTTCGCGCTCGCTGTAAATTATATTGTTCAAAATAGAATTAATTGCCTGCCTAATGTAGGGGACTATATTCTTTGGTAGATTATCAAGGTCAAACCACCTCAAATCATCGCACTTTTCTGGCTCCATAATTTTGGGCCCCCCCTGCCATTTCTTAGTAGTAAAAAAGAAATCTAACCGCTCATCATCTGGTATCTTTCTATTCATTACATGAATTAACTCTAAATATTGTGGATCCAGATTGATACCTATTTCTTCCTTTATTTCTCTAACCAAACCCTGTTTTAAGTTTTCATTCCCATCAATGTGCCCCGCGGGAAAACTATAATTACCATCGAAATATCCCGTATTGTATCTCCGCGAGAGAAGGACTTTATTATCTTTTATTAAAACTAGATAGACCGATGCTATTAGTTTAAATCTTTCTTTTTTCATTTTCATAAGTTTTACAATCTAATTTCTTTTTCCAGCCAAGGAATTTTTTCATTGGAAATATTTTCTTAAAAACTCTCCTGGATTAAATATTTCAAAAGGAAGCTTTGTTTTTTTCAATTTTTCATTATCTAAAAAATGTTTTCTATCAAGAGTCAAAAGAACTTGAGATTTGCTCAAAATTACTCCTAACAAAATCGGAATATCTTTGGTTGGCACGATTTTGCTCAGTTTTGTAATTTCCTTAGGAGTAATAAATTTTATCGATTGAATTTTTGGTTTTATTTCTAATAAATTTTGGTAATGACGGTTGAGATAGGGGAGACCTAATTTTTTACGAACATTTTCTTCTGCTTCAAACAAGGCCTGATTTACAGTGATAATTTCTAATTTTCCTTTCTTGGCTAATTCCAAAACAAAGCCAAATCCGCCTTTTGGGAATCTAGCTCCGGCAAAAAAGATATTAGCGTCGAGAAATACTTGCACCGAATTAGAGAGATTTTAATAACCTTTCGAGGCGACTCTTTGTTGTTTTATCTATCTTATTTTCTTTTAAAAATTCTCTAATTCTTTTTTTTGAATAAATCTCAGCACCAAAAACCCTTT
Protein-coding regions in this window:
- a CDS encoding NUDIX domain-containing protein encodes the protein MKKERFKLIASVYLVLIKDNKVLLSRRYNTGYFDGNYSFPAGHIDGNENLKQGLVREIKEEIGINLDPQYLELIHVMNRKIPDDERLDFFFTTKKWQGGPKIMEPEKCDDLRWFDLDNLPKNIVPYIRQAINSILNNIIYSEREGYEKEI